The Xanthomonas fragariae genome has a segment encoding these proteins:
- a CDS encoding thioredoxin family protein, with protein MGKKVVFPACQLAVVDHRACGFVDDGQDVVLVENQQMLWGCAHRRIIRVADTACHCVAALTCPLTAPGGWQSMPVSHQGSASMRTWLLLCLLTVVPLGHAVDLPYDEHADASAQLRHALAAAKKAHKPTLVIFGANWCHDCRALDTSLHTAKNAPLISKSFVVVKVDVGNFDHNLDISQRYGDPIQKGIPAAVVISPAGKLLYTTRAGELANARKMSDDGIYQFFDHVAHANHAP; from the coding sequence GTGGGCAAGAAAGTCGTCTTCCCCGCGTGCCAGCTTGCTGTCGTGGACCATCGGGCCTGCGGGTTTGTCGACGACGGCCAGGACGTCGTCCTGGTAGAGAATCAGCAAATGCTTTGGGGATGTGCTCACCGGCGGATTATCCGTGTCGCTGACACCGCATGCCACTGCGTCGCTGCGCTCACCTGCCCGTTGACCGCGCCAGGCGGCTGGCAGAGCATGCCGGTTTCCCATCAAGGAAGTGCCTCTATGCGCACCTGGCTCCTGCTCTGCCTGCTGACGGTTGTTCCGCTGGGCCACGCCGTGGATCTGCCCTACGACGAACACGCCGATGCGAGCGCGCAACTGCGCCATGCGCTGGCGGCCGCCAAGAAAGCGCACAAACCCACCCTGGTAATCTTCGGCGCCAACTGGTGCCACGACTGCCGGGCGCTGGACACCTCGCTGCACACCGCGAAAAATGCGCCGTTGATCAGCAAGTCGTTCGTGGTGGTGAAGGTGGACGTGGGTAATTTCGACCACAACCTGGACATCAGCCAGCGCTATGGCGACCCGATCCAGAAAGGCATTCCCGCCGCGGTGGTGATCTCGCCCGCAGGCAAGCTGCTGTACACCACACGTGCCGGCGAGCTGGCCAACGCGCGCAAGATGAGCGACGACGGCATCTACCAGTTCTTCGACCACGTGGCGCACGCCAACCACGCCCCCTGA
- a CDS encoding ubiquinone biosynthesis accessory factor UbiJ translates to MPGSLFNSLKPLAGQALQAALNRVLALDPDTRDALLPLEGQRIALTLEAPALALQIRVHERRLLVGPVDQAHEPDLAVRSSLAGLLGQLPFLVNARRPGAPAGRLKVSGDAELARRLQQLAGRFDPDWQLPFVAVFGEMLGVQVASAVRAALQQARRSAVDLAQTAAEFVTEESRDVVPRAELEAFYDDVDELRDDVERLAARITRLRAAAGAP, encoded by the coding sequence ATGCCCGGATCACTCTTCAACTCACTCAAGCCGCTCGCCGGCCAAGCCCTGCAGGCGGCGCTCAACCGTGTCCTGGCGTTGGACCCGGATACCCGCGATGCCCTGCTGCCGCTGGAAGGGCAACGCATCGCGCTGACGTTGGAGGCGCCGGCCCTGGCCCTGCAGATCCGCGTGCACGAGCGTCGGTTGCTGGTCGGCCCGGTGGACCAGGCGCACGAGCCGGACCTGGCTGTACGCAGCAGCCTGGCCGGCTTGCTCGGGCAGCTGCCGTTTCTGGTCAACGCGCGCCGCCCCGGCGCGCCGGCCGGCCGGCTCAAGGTCTCCGGCGATGCGGAGCTGGCACGCCGGCTGCAGCAACTGGCCGGCCGCTTCGATCCGGATTGGCAGCTGCCGTTCGTGGCGGTGTTCGGCGAGATGCTCGGCGTGCAGGTCGCCAGTGCGGTGCGTGCAGCGTTGCAGCAGGCGCGTCGCAGCGCGGTGGATCTGGCGCAGACTGCGGCCGAATTCGTCACCGAAGAATCGCGCGATGTGGTGCCACGCGCCGAACTTGAGGCCTTCTACGACGATGTCGACGAGCTGCGCGACGACGTCGAACGGCTGGCCGCACGTATCACCCGGCTACGCGCTGCCGCAGGTGCGCCATGA
- the ubiB gene encoding ubiquinone biosynthesis regulatory protein kinase UbiB — protein sequence MKALLRASRIGRVILRYRLDDLLQGTSAERWLRLAKPFVPRASAEIAAQSRGARLRLALEELGPIFVKFGQILSTRRDLIPADVAEELTLLQDRVKPFDGKAARLIVERALGLPISVAFAAFDTVPLASASIAQVHAATLPPDVNGMRREVVVKVLRPDIERQIDADITLLHSLATLVERTHSHADKIRPREVVAEIEGTLSAELDLQREGANASVLRRFWEGSDDLYVPEVIWSHTAERALTLERVYGIPSDDIAKLDAAGIDRKALAAKGVRVFYTQVFRDNFFHADAHAGNIWVDSDPERRLNPRFIALDFGIMGQLSQEDQYYLAENFMAIFHKDYRRIAELHVEAGWMPNNVRIDELEAAARSVCEPYFTRPLSEISLAEVLIKLFRVAQRYELTLQPQLILLQKTLLNIEGVGRQLDPSLDIWAVARPVLERILRERYSPWRVLGELRKRLPEIMTHAPDMPRLVHSWLKQQVEGRHQVDIRSAELHALDLSLRKLQTRVVTAITGSGLLVVAAVLYGLHPDGWYLGTVPVWSWVGGAAGSVALLVAWLRR from the coding sequence ATGAAGGCGCTCCTGCGCGCCAGCCGCATCGGCCGGGTGATCCTGCGCTATCGCCTGGACGACCTGTTGCAAGGCACCTCGGCCGAGCGCTGGCTGCGCTTGGCCAAGCCGTTCGTGCCGCGCGCCAGCGCCGAAATCGCTGCGCAATCGCGTGGTGCGCGCTTGCGGCTGGCGTTGGAGGAGCTGGGCCCGATCTTCGTTAAGTTCGGCCAGATCCTGTCGACCCGGCGCGATCTGATTCCCGCCGATGTCGCCGAAGAACTCACCTTGCTGCAGGACCGGGTTAAACCGTTCGATGGCAAGGCGGCGCGGCTGATCGTGGAGCGCGCGCTGGGTCTGCCGATCAGCGTGGCATTTGCCGCGTTCGATACGGTGCCACTGGCGTCTGCCTCGATCGCACAGGTGCACGCCGCTACGCTGCCACCGGACGTCAACGGCATGCGCCGCGAAGTAGTGGTCAAGGTATTGCGCCCGGACATCGAGCGCCAGATCGACGCCGATATCACGCTGCTGCATTCGCTGGCCACTCTGGTCGAGCGCACCCACTCGCATGCGGACAAGATCCGTCCGCGCGAAGTGGTGGCCGAGATCGAAGGCACCTTGTCGGCCGAACTCGATCTGCAGCGCGAAGGCGCCAACGCCAGCGTGCTGCGCCGTTTCTGGGAAGGTTCGGACGATCTGTACGTGCCGGAAGTGATCTGGTCGCACACCGCCGAGCGTGCGCTGACGTTGGAGCGCGTGTACGGCATTCCGTCCGACGACATCGCCAAGCTCGATGCTGCCGGTATCGATCGCAAGGCGCTCGCGGCCAAGGGCGTGCGCGTGTTCTATACGCAGGTGTTCCGCGACAACTTCTTCCATGCCGATGCGCACGCCGGCAACATCTGGGTCGATTCGGACCCGGAGCGCCGCCTCAATCCACGCTTTATCGCGCTGGATTTCGGCATCATGGGCCAGCTCTCGCAGGAAGATCAGTACTACCTGGCGGAGAATTTCATGGCGATCTTCCACAAGGATTATCGCCGCATTGCCGAGCTGCACGTGGAGGCGGGCTGGATGCCGAACAACGTGCGCATCGACGAACTGGAAGCGGCCGCGCGCTCGGTGTGCGAGCCGTATTTCACTAGGCCGTTGTCGGAAATTTCGCTGGCCGAAGTGCTGATCAAGTTGTTCCGCGTCGCGCAGCGCTACGAACTGACGCTGCAGCCGCAGCTGATCCTGTTGCAGAAAACGCTGTTGAATATCGAAGGTGTGGGTCGTCAGCTCGATCCCAGCCTGGATATCTGGGCGGTGGCGCGGCCGGTGCTCGAACGCATCCTGCGCGAGCGCTACAGCCCGTGGCGCGTGCTTGGCGAACTGCGCAAGCGGCTGCCGGAAATCATGACCCACGCGCCGGACATGCCGCGCCTGGTGCACAGCTGGTTGAAGCAGCAGGTGGAAGGCCGCCATCAGGTGGACATCCGCTCGGCCGAACTGCACGCGCTGGACCTGAGCCTGCGCAAGCTGCAGACGCGCGTGGTCACCGCCATCACCGGCAGCGGCCTACTGGTGGTCGCCGCGGTGCTGTACGGGCTGCATCCGGATGGCTGGTATCTGGGCACGGTGCCGGTGTGGAGTTGGGTCGGTGGCGCGGCCGGCTCGGTGGCCTTGCTGGTTGCTTGGCTGCGTCGTTAG